Genomic DNA from Anaerolineales bacterium:
CAAGCAATCCGGCTAAGACAAGCCCGCCGATCAGTTGCACATATTCCTCACCGGGCGTCGCCCCCGGTCCGACAAATTTATCCCACACACCCAAAATGCCCGTGCGTGGTTCGGGTGGTGTCCAATCAATGTTACTCATGGTTCCGATCCCTTCAGGTGCTAAAAATATGTTGAATGGCTTGAGGTAAGAGGATGTCCAGATGGATGCTGTCGGGGGCAGTAAACCAGAGCAGCGTTAGCCCTTCCAGCACCGCAATCAGCAATGTTGCTGTTTGGTCGGTATCCATAACTGGATACTCGCAGCGGGTGATGCCCTGTTCAAGAAGAGTCGCCAAGATACGGCGATAGGCAGCAAAGTAATCCTTTAAAAATGCCCGAACAGCCGGTTGACGGGAGGCAACGGCGTAAAATTCGTAGGCGATGTTTAACGTACTGGTATCCTGTTGCAGGTAAGCGATCATCTGTTGGGTCATAATCAAGAGCCGTTCTTTGGTGGAGTGTTCAAGGTCAACCAACGCCTGTAATTGGATCAGGAGATCGTTAAAGGTGGACTCCAACAGACCAGCGATTAGGTCATCTTTATTTTTGTAATAAAGATAGAGTGTGCCTTTGCTCAAACCGCATCGTTGGGCTACATCGTCCATCCGTGCTTCGGCAAGTCCCTGCGTGGCAAAAATGGTACGGGCAGCCAGCAAAATTTGCTGTTGGCGTGTTTCACGAATCGTGGGGTTTTTAGGACGTGGCATGGCTACCATATTATATGACTGACTGGTTGGTCATATAATAGATCGCTTTTCGCTAGTGTCAACTGTCTTTTTACGTTTGATGTGACATTAGGGTCTGTCTGCACACGAGGACGCCTTCCCCCGTGCTTTAGCGCCGGGAATGGTTTGCCAAGACACCATGGTCCTTTACAAAGGCGTGATGCCTCATTCCACATCAGAGGTTAGACCTTACAGCATTTTTCAAGGAGATTGACCCCTTCGTGGTTGACAGCCCCGCTTATCACCATATACTTGCCGATGGGCTAGGCGGTGGTGATCTAAAGGGTAAACAAACGACGCCCGCCCTTCTTGTAAGAAGGCTGGTTGCAGCCCAACCAGTGAGGGTACTGCAATGCTCAATTCTTTTCACCTCCACCCTTTAACCATTTGACCGTCTAGCGGGTGAGTGGTACGATTTCCCTCTAACATTCAGAGGGATTTTCCCAAAGAAGGTTGCAAACAGAGACTTGTGATTTTGTGGAGTACACTATGAAGCGTTTTATGATTCTCGCTTTGGTTGCCGTTCTTGCCTTCGGTGTCGTAGGCGTGGCGACAACCCCCGTCAAAGGGCAAGGATTGAAAATTGGTTTGGTCACCGATGTTGGGCAGGTGGATGATCGCAGTTTTAACCAGAGCGCCTATGAGGGTGTGGTGAAAGCTGCCGAAGCCATTGATGGCGAATTCGACTACATCGAAACAAAAGACCCCAACGATTACGCCGCGAATATCGCCGCCTTTGCCGATCAGGACTATGACATCATTGTCACCGTCGGCTTTGCCCTCGGTGAGGCAACCGCCGCCGCCGCCGCGAAATATCCCGATATTCACTTCATCGGCGTCGATCAATTCCAAGGGGCAGAAATTGCCAACGTTACGGGCTTGATCTTCCCCGAAGCGAAGGCTGGTTTCTTGGCGGGTGTTTTGGCGGCACGGCTCTCCAAGAGTGGTACGATTGCCGCTGTCTTGGGGACCGATCAAGTGCCTCCCGTCGTTGCCTTCAAGGAAGGCTACGAGGCGGGCGCCAAGTTTGCCAACCCGGGCATCAAGCTGATCTCCACCTACCACCCCGGTGGCTTGGACAAGGCGTTCACCGACCCAGAGTGGGGCGCAACGACGGCGAAGCAAGCGCTTGACAACGGCGCCGATGTCGTCTTTGGTGCGGGTGGCAAGACCGGTAACGGCGCTCTTGAAGAAGTGGCGAAAGAAGCCACCGCTGGCAAGGAAGTCTACTGCATCGGCGTGGACACCGACCAATGGGAAACCGTTCCGGCGGCACACTCTTGCCTCGTCTCCAGCGCCATGAAACTGATCACTGATGGCGTGGTGGATATTGTTGCCCTCATTGCCGAAGGCGAAGCGCCCTCTGGGAACTTCATTGGCAAGGTCGGCTTGGCAGATTTCCACGACTTCACCGAGAAACTGCCGAAGGAACTCATCGATGAGTTGGCAGCCCTGAAGACGGCGCTTGATGAGGACATGATCGATCCCCTCACCGGAATGCCGATGATGGAAGCCACCCCAGAGGCGACGAAAGCCCCCTAGAGTCGGTCTATCGGTGAGTCGCTAAGTCCTCTCAGGACAAAGCGCATGGTATGGGCGGGTCGGCAGTACGTCGATCCGCCCTTCGTTTTGGATAACCGTTTGGATCAGGTTGGATCATGCCCATGCCCGCTCCCACCTATGATGACACCCGCCAAGCGTGGCGGTCTATCTGGACAGCAACGGATTTTGAGCGCGAATTGGCGACGCTTGATTACCCCCGCGCCCGCGAACTACGCTCCCTCTACGCACCCTACCTCCCCCACGATACGCCCATTCTAGAGGCGGGCTGCGGGATGGGGCAGATCGTCTACCACTTGCAGCGCGAGGGCTACGCCGCGATTGGTCTTGATTACGCCCCCGAAGCGCTCGAATTTGCCCACCACACGCATCCCAACCTGATGCTCCATGTTGGGGATGTCCACCATCTGCCTTACCCATCGGGGAGTATGGGGGCGTATCTCTCCTTTGGCGTCGTAGAGCATTTTGAGGCGGGTCCGGCGGCGGCGCTGGCGGAGGCATTTCGCGTCCTACGTCCGGGAGGTGTCCTCGTGGTGACCACCCCGCACCCCAACCTTGCCGAATCGTTGAAAACCCTGTTGGATAGCCTGATTCCCTCACGGCGGCGGCGTCCGGGGAGGGCAGATTATTACGAGACGACCTATCGTCACGACCAGTTGGCGGGGTTTGTTCGGGCGGCGGGGTTCAGCCTTCTGCGCGTGACCCCCTATTCGCATAGTTACACCTTCTACGGAATCGCTCCCATCTTTCGCGGCAAGGGCTATTACGAAACCTCTCGCCTCGCAGAGATCGCCGCCCGAATCAGCAAACGGCTGCTACCTTGGGGCTTGGCGTTTGAGTGCCTTGTTGTCGCCCATAAGCCGTGAGAGTCCGTTGTGTATGCCGACGATTGCGTTGTGGTGGGGGTGATCCGACGGGCGCATGATCTGCGTGCGGCGCAAGCGGAGCGCTGGTATCGCGTCCCGCTGTGGCACGCCGCGCCCACCGTTGTTGATGCCGTTTACCTCGCCTTTTACCTAAGCGGCAGAGATGCTCAGAGGCAATCGCCCGCTGGCGGGGTCTATTGGTTCGCCCGCGTGCGCGGCTATGAACTTCACCGCCGCTGCGACCTGCTCCCACAGGAAAAGGCGCACCCCCGCGCCAACGACCTTTACTTGCGGTTCGCTCTTGATCCGCTCCAAGCGAAAGCCCCGCCCATCTTCAACCCCACCCGACGGACGATCACCTTTATCCGCACGACGTGGGATCGCTTTCGCGCCGCTACCGTCATTGCCGACCTCTACAGCGAGGATGAGGCATTCGTGCGGCGTGATTAAAGTGTGTTATGCTAGGTAGGTAGCAGCGATACTCTGGGAGAATTTCTGATGCGTTTTCGATGGACTCGGTGGGTTATTCTGACCCTCATTGCGTGTATGGCGTTTCCGGGCGCGGGCAACCCCGCTCCGGCAGCGGCACAGGGAAGCGGCACAGCGCTGGTGCGTATTGTCAACGTGTCTCCTGATTCAGGGCAAATGAACGTCTTTTTTGACGACGGGACGAAGAATGCCCTGATCGTGCGCTTCCTCGCCCCGGGCGAAACCTTCAACTACTTTGAACTCCCTATTGGCTCGTACACCTTTAACTTCTATGGCAAAGGCTCACCGGATCCAAATGCCTCTGCCAAAGCGGAACTTGCCCCCGGCGGGCGCTATACGGTAGTTGCTTATGGGAAATTTGCCGATTTACAAACAGTCACCCTTACGGATGATCGTTCAGCTGTGGCACGCGGGTTGGCAAAAGTCCGTATTTTCCATGCTGTTGTTGGGGCACCCAATGTTGACCTGAATGGCGCTGATGGCAAAGCGCTTCTGAGCGATGTTCCCTTTGGCGCAGCCAGCGATTACACACTGCTGCCCAACGGACTGAACACACTTGCTGTGACCCCTACTGGGGGAGCGGATGCTGTTGCCGAACTGAAGAACCTGAACCTTGACCGCCAGTACCGCTACGATCTGTTCCTCTATGGGCAGGCGGGGGGGGCGGTGTCTATTGCAGTGGCGAAGGCACAAACACTCCGCGCCAGCGGGACGAACCAAATCCGCTTTGCCAACTACCTACCGGGCAACGGCGAACTCGATCTCGTCTTGAATGGCGATGATGCTTTCTATGGCTTGCGCTATGGCGAGGCGACAAACTACGCGCTGGTGGTGGCGCCGGGTGATTACACGGCAACCGTCTACCGGACGGGCAACCGTGCCACGCCGCTGACAACTGGAAAAATCACCGTAGACCCCGAACAGAGCGTCCTTCTGACGGTGCGTGAAGGGACTTCTGGGGCAGAGATTGCCCCGATCAACGAGAAATATGAGCCGGTGCGCGTTAGTCAGGGGCGATTGCAGGTTGTCAACGCCGCCAGTGATGCTCCGCTTGTCGATGTCTTCATCACAGGCAATGAGGGGAAACTGTTCAGCGTCGATGCTGGCGAGAGTAGAAGTGTCGATGTCGGGGCGGGGGTTGTCAGTGTGGTGGTGAAAACTCCAACGGGAGATACCATCGGGCGTTTGGATGTCCGGCTGCGCGAAGGGGTGACAACCTCTGTCGTATTCTTTGGCAGCCCTAGCAAATACCTTCTCACCTTCTACACCTACACCGTTCAACCAATTGTCCCCATGCGCTTTGTCCATGCCTCTGGTGTAGGCGCGGTAGATGTCTACCTTGATGGTGGGCAGGTGATCGGCGGGTGGGTGCGTGGGGCAACAACGGATTATGTCAACCTCAGCCCCGGCATTCATGAGATTGCTGCCTACCCCGAAGGGTCTGATCCGGCGGCGACTCCGCCTCTCTTTAAAAAGACGTTCGACCTCGGCGCGTATGCGCTGACGGCTGTAGTCATGGATTTTCAGGGTAAGACAACGATTTTTGCCTATCCCGATAACCTGTTGGCAATTCGTCCGGGCTATGCTCGCGCCCGTTTGATTCAAGCAGCGCCGGAGATCGGTTCAGTGAAGTGGAACAACCAAACCGGCGGGGCGCGGATCGTTGCCAACCCGATCAACTTTGGCGAATCAAGCAGTGCAGTTGATCTAGCGGCAGGTCCGTATGGCTTCACCTTCACGGGCGTCAACGATCCGAACATCTTCCGGCGGCATCAGGCAGACCTACCAGAAGGGGCATTCGTCACCTTCGTCATCTTCGGGGCGAACGAAGGCGACGTGTTGACGATTGTCTATCAGGTGAACGCCAAGCCGTAACCTCCTTCCCCCCCCAACATTTCTGCGTTGGGGGGAATTTCCTTCCTTGCCCCATACCTTGCGGTACAATGGGTGTGGCAATGTCCTGTTTGGAACACACCTGTGACGACTCCCAATTACACTGAGACGCTTCGCCAAGCCGTGACGCAAGTCCTCGGTGCGCCGCCTGACGACGCCCCGCTGGATGCGCAAATGCTTGATGTCCAAACCGCTGACGGCATTCGCCGCGAACATCTAAAATATCAAGTTGCTCCGGGTGATTGGGGCTGCGCTTACCTGCTTCGTCCAGAAGGCGGGAACGCCGCCCTTCCCACCGTCTACCTTCACCATCAGCATAATTACACTTACAACCTCGGCAAAACCGAAATTTTAAACATGGGTGGGGTGAATTTGGGTGAGGAACTCGTCCGGCAGGGTTATGCCGTTTTCGCCCCCGACGCCCTCGGTTTTGGCGAACGCCGTTCCCCCCACAGCACCGGGGCGGACTATGATCGCGAATACAACACAAACCACCTCACCGTGCGCCTTTTGCGGGGGGAAACCCTTCTGCGGAAGGTCATTTGGGATGTCAGCCGAGGGGTAGATTACCTCCTGACCCGCGCCGATGTCGATCCACGCCGGATAGCTTTTATGGGTAGCGGCTATGGGGCGCGGATGGCGCTCTGGGCAATGGCGCTCGATACGCGGATTCGGGCAGGGGTTGCCTATGGGGGAATCGGCTCGATGAAGGAAAATGTGCGGCGGGGGGTATGGTTTACCCCTGAATTCATCGTCCCCCGCCTGATGCAGGTAGCAGATATACACCACATCCTCAGCTTGGTTGCCCCGCGTCCGTTTCTGATCTCTGTGGCAGCCGATGATCCAGTCACCGCTGACGCCGAAGATGTCTACCGGCGTGCCTTGCCCTCTTACGAGCGAGGCGGGGCGGCGCATCGGCTTGCCCTTTACCAGTACGAGGGGGCGTTTTCCTTGAATCGGGTGATGCGCTTCAACGCTTATGCGTGGCTAAATTCGTGGCTGAAGGGGTATTGATTCCCCCTTCTCCGTATAGAAGAGAAGGTTGAGGGGGTGCGGTGGAAAGGAGTCCACGCGCTAGGACTAATCACCCCGTTAGGGTTAGAAACCAAAGACAGGTACCGCATTTGCCTTTCAAGCCCCGCAGGGGTGGTTCATTTTAGCCCGCTGCTTTAGCGGCGGGCGACATGCGGACGCCCTAGAGGGTGTCCCTACAGGTGAAGAACCCCTAATCCATCCTCCATAAGTCTTCATAAAAAATTCACAGACCCCTACTTGTATTTCGTCATTTTTGGGATTACAGTGACTGAATGCCCCATCCATCGAAAGGATTTCGCCATGCGACCCATTGGGCGTTTTTTGCTTGTTCTTATACTCCTTACTGTCCTTTTCAGCGTGCCAGCAACTCCGGCACGGGCAGCGACCTTCACCGTCACCAACACCTATGACTCCGGACCCGGCACTCTGCGACAAGCAATCATTGATGCCAACGCTAATGGGGGCGCAGATGTGATCAATTTTGGCATCATCACAGGGACATGCCACAGTTCACTGGTGTGTATGATCACCCTACTCACCCCTCTGCCTGCAATCACTGGACAGACGACGCTGAACGGCACAACCCAATCGGGGACATCGTGTTCCGCCGCACCAAAGATTCAGATCATGGCGGGAAACGCAACTGTGGCGGACGCGGCGGCGCTCAGTTTCACCAGCACTGCCAATAACAGTACGGTTGCAGGTCTATCCATCTCCGGCTTCAATGGCACAAACGGGATCGGTCTCAACCTCGACGGTGCGGATAACATGGTCGTCACCTGCAGCCTGATCGGTGTGCGGGCAACTGACCTGAATCCTGCCGGGAACACGGTGGGTGTGCGCCTGACAAACACTGCCGTAAACAATCGCATTGGCACAAATGCGGACGGGACGAATGATGCCGCCGAACGGAACACGATTTCGGGCAATGTCACGGGCATCCTCCTGACGGGTAGCGGCACGGCGAACAATATTATCGCCGGGAATTACCTCGGCTTGAGCAGCAGCGGGGCGCAGTACGTGGGCAACATGGACGCTATCGTCATCGATAACGCCAGCGCTACAAACACCATTGGCGGCATCACGAACAACGTCGAGGGGAATACCATTGCCGGGAACACCGGGCGGGGCATTACCCTAACATCGACGGCGGGCATCAACAATCTGATCAGCGTCAACAGTATCTTTGGCAATGGCGGGTTGGGGATCGATCTCAATGCCGATGGCGTTGATACGAATGACACGCTTGACCCCGACACTGGTCCTAATGGACGTCAGAACTACCCCTTGCTGCTCACTGGCTACCAGATGGGGAGACAGATCATAGCCACCCTGAACACAACTGCCTCTACAGGCGGGCTTTCCGTTGATGTGTATGCGAATGCCTCCTGCGATGGCTTGGGATACGGCGAAGGGCAGTTCTTCATGGGGCGGGCGACGAGCATTAGCACCGATGGTAGTGGGAATGTCACCATCATGATAGATGCTTTGACAGTCCCAGCGGGAATGCCCTTCATCACTATGGTCGCCCGCACGTCGGGAGGCTCATCCAGCGAATTCTCCCCCTGTTACAACTTCACCCCTCAAAGCTATGTGGTGACCACCACCGCCGACTCTGGTGTAGGGAGCTTGCGTCAAGCGATCACCGACGCCAACGTTCAGCCCGGGATCGACACGATCACCTTCAATATTCCTCCCGCCGACCCGAACTGTGTGGCGGGTGTTTGCACAATCACGCCGGTCACTGTTTTGCCAGAGGTGGCGAAGCCCCTCATCCTAAATGCCACGACCCAACCCGGTGCGGTCTGTCCGGGGAGCAGTTCCAACGGCGATCTGCGGATCGTTTTGCAGGGGACGGGGGCAGCCTCTGTCGCTTATGGTTTACAGTTTAACGACAATGCTGACTACAGCGAAGTACGCGGTTTCGTCATTGGCGGCTTTGCCAATGCGTCTAGTGTTGGTCTGAACTTATTCGGCGCAGATTATGTCAAAGTGCAATGCAACTTCCTCGGCATTAACCAAGCGGGGGCGACGGCGAACGCCAACCGAGTCGGTGTACGAGTCGGGGTTAGCTCAATCGATTCGGATGGTGTATTCATCGGCGTTGATGGCAATGGCATCAACGACACGAACGAGCGCAACGTCATCTCGGGGAACATCCAACAAGGCATTCTGGATAGTTCCAACCCCTCCAGCGATAGTTTGGTTGTTGCCGGAAACTACATTGGGACGAATGCGGCGGGAACCGCCTCTGTGGGGAATGGGGGCAATGGAATCACCATCACGAATACGGCGTTCGTCACCATTGGCACCAACAGCGACGGGGTGAGCGACCTCCTTGAACGGAACGTGATCTCTGGGAACACCGGGATTGGGCTTCAATTTACCTCGTTCATCGTCACCAACCGCGTCATGGGCAACTACATTGGAACGAATGCGGCGGGGACAGCAGCCATCCCCAACATATCCAATGGCATCTTAATATCAGGGACGAACGGAACTCCGATATTAACTATCGGGACGAATGGCGACGGCATAAACGATCTCGTCGAAGGAAATGTGATCTCTGGCAATGGGGGGCACGGGTTTCAAATCACCAGCCTTGGTAGTGGGTCGTTTACCCTTGCCGGGAACATCATCGGGATGAACGCGACGGGGACGGCGGCACTTGGAAATACGATTGGGGTGAACCTCAACATCACCAACATGAGTGGCGTCATTGGCTCGGATGCGGCGACGCCTAACCCCCTTGAGGGCAACCTGATTGCGGGGAACACCCAAGACGGGATTGTCCATAATAACACCGCTACCAATGTGCGTGTATCGATGAACCGCATCTTCAACAACGGGACGCTGGTAAACCACCTTGGCTTTGACCTCGGCACCGATGGACCCACCGCCAATGATGCGGGCGATGGCGATGGCGGATCAAACAACCTCCAAAACTTCCCGGTGATCAGCAGCGCCGTCTTGACGGGATCGACGGTGACGGTGAGCGCCAGCCTGAACAGCACCGCCAGCACGACCTTCCGCATTGAACTGTTTGCCAACAGCAGTTGTGATACGAGCGGGTTTGGCGAGGGGAAAACCTACCTCGCCAGCCAAAACGTAACCACTGATGGCGCGGGGAATGTCAGTTTCAGTTTTACGCCGGAGGTCACACCCGGTCAGCCTATCTATACGATGACCGCCATAGATGGAAACAACACCTCGGAGTTTTCGGGGTGTGCTGGCTATGCCAACCCTGCACCGTTGGTGGTGACAACCACCGCCGACGCAGGTGCAGGTAGCCTCCGCCAAGCGATGATCAACGCCAACGCGAATGTGGGCGCGGATCGGATCACCTTCAACATCGCGGGCTGTCCGGGCGGGCTTTGCACGATTCTCCTCCTCTCGCCCCTCCCACCACTTACGGAGGCAGTCGATATTGACGGGATCACCCAAACGGGCGCTAGCTGCCCGAACACGCCCCGCATTGAGGTGCAGGCAAACAACCCCCCCACGAAAACCGGAACAGGCTTTGAATTCCAAGCCGGGGCGACGGGCAGCCGCCTGCGCGGGCTGATCATTCAAGGCTTTGATGGAGCAACCGGACGCGCTGTTCACCTGAACGGCGCTGGCTCCACCCATATCGCCTGTAACTTCATCGGCACAAATAGCACAGGGAACGCCGTCACCGTCGGTACAACGGATAACACCATTGGGATCGACCTGACGGGGAACGCCACCCGTAATGTGATCGGCGTGAACGGCGATCTGATGGAAGATATGTGGGAACGGAACGTCATTGGCGCTGTCTCTCCTGGCTTTACCTTTGGGATTCGCTTTAATGGTGTCCCCACGACGCTCCTCGCCAACGCCATTCGTGGCAACCACATCGGCATTGGAGCAAACGGGACGAGCGCCATCGGTGTTGAGACCGGCATATACATCCTCGGCGAGGGCAACCAAATCGGGACGAATGCCGACGGCATCAGCGATACCCT
This window encodes:
- a CDS encoding BMP family ABC transporter substrate-binding protein, whose protein sequence is MKRFMILALVAVLAFGVVGVATTPVKGQGLKIGLVTDVGQVDDRSFNQSAYEGVVKAAEAIDGEFDYIETKDPNDYAANIAAFADQDYDIIVTVGFALGEATAAAAAKYPDIHFIGVDQFQGAEIANVTGLIFPEAKAGFLAGVLAARLSKSGTIAAVLGTDQVPPVVAFKEGYEAGAKFANPGIKLISTYHPGGLDKAFTDPEWGATTAKQALDNGADVVFGAGGKTGNGALEEVAKEATAGKEVYCIGVDTDQWETVPAAHSCLVSSAMKLITDGVVDIVALIAEGEAPSGNFIGKVGLADFHDFTEKLPKELIDELAALKTALDEDMIDPLTGMPMMEATPEATKAP
- a CDS encoding DUF4397 domain-containing protein, with protein sequence MRFRWTRWVILTLIACMAFPGAGNPAPAAAQGSGTALVRIVNVSPDSGQMNVFFDDGTKNALIVRFLAPGETFNYFELPIGSYTFNFYGKGSPDPNASAKAELAPGGRYTVVAYGKFADLQTVTLTDDRSAVARGLAKVRIFHAVVGAPNVDLNGADGKALLSDVPFGAASDYTLLPNGLNTLAVTPTGGADAVAELKNLNLDRQYRYDLFLYGQAGGAVSIAVAKAQTLRASGTNQIRFANYLPGNGELDLVLNGDDAFYGLRYGEATNYALVVAPGDYTATVYRTGNRATPLTTGKITVDPEQSVLLTVREGTSGAEIAPINEKYEPVRVSQGRLQVVNAASDAPLVDVFITGNEGKLFSVDAGESRSVDVGAGVVSVVVKTPTGDTIGRLDVRLREGVTTSVVFFGSPSKYLLTFYTYTVQPIVPMRFVHASGVGAVDVYLDGGQVIGGWVRGATTDYVNLSPGIHEIAAYPEGSDPAATPPLFKKTFDLGAYALTAVVMDFQGKTTIFAYPDNLLAIRPGYARARLIQAAPEIGSVKWNNQTGGARIVANPINFGESSSAVDLAAGPYGFTFTGVNDPNIFRRHQADLPEGAFVTFVIFGANEGDVLTIVYQVNAKP
- a CDS encoding PD40 domain-containing protein, producing the protein MRPIGRFLLVLILLTVLFSVPATPARAATFTVTNTYDSGPGTLRQAIIDANANGGADVINFGIITGTCHSSLVCMITLLTPLPAITGQTTLNGTTQSGTSCSAAPKIQIMAGNATVADAAALSFTSTANNSTVAGLSISGFNGTNGIGLNLDGADNMVVTCSLIGVRATDLNPAGNTVGVRLTNTAVNNRIGTNADGTNDAAERNTISGNVTGILLTGSGTANNIIAGNYLGLSSSGAQYVGNMDAIVIDNASATNTIGGITNNVEGNTIAGNTGRGITLTSTAGINNLISVNSIFGNGGLGIDLNADGVDTNDTLDPDTGPNGRQNYPLLLTGYQMGRQIIATLNTTASTGGLSVDVYANASCDGLGYGEGQFFMGRATSISTDGSGNVTIMIDALTVPAGMPFITMVARTSGGSSSEFSPCYNFTPQSYVVTTTADSGVGSLRQAITDANVQPGIDTITFNIPPADPNCVAGVCTITPVTVLPEVAKPLILNATTQPGAVCPGSSSNGDLRIVLQGTGAASVAYGLQFNDNADYSEVRGFVIGGFANASSVGLNLFGADYVKVQCNFLGINQAGATANANRVGVRVGVSSIDSDGVFIGVDGNGINDTNERNVISGNIQQGILDSSNPSSDSLVVAGNYIGTNAAGTASVGNGGNGITITNTAFVTIGTNSDGVSDLLERNVISGNTGIGLQFTSFIVTNRVMGNYIGTNAAGTAAIPNISNGILISGTNGTPILTIGTNGDGINDLVEGNVISGNGGHGFQITSLGSGSFTLAGNIIGMNATGTAALGNTIGVNLNITNMSGVIGSDAATPNPLEGNLIAGNTQDGIVHNNTATNVRVSMNRIFNNGTLVNHLGFDLGTDGPTANDAGDGDGGSNNLQNFPVISSAVLTGSTVTVSASLNSTASTTFRIELFANSSCDTSGFGEGKTYLASQNVTTDGAGNVSFSFTPEVTPGQPIYTMTAIDGNNTSEFSGCAGYANPAPLVVTTTADAGAGSLRQAMINANANVGADRITFNIAGCPGGLCTILLLSPLPPLTEAVDIDGITQTGASCPNTPRIEVQANNPPTKTGTGFEFQAGATGSRLRGLIIQGFDGATGRAVHLNGAGSTHIACNFIGTNSTGNAVTVGTTDNTIGIDLTGNATRNVIGVNGDLMEDMWERNVIGAVSPGFTFGIRFNGVPTTLLANAIRGNHIGIGANGTSAIGVETGIYILGEGNQIGTNADGISDTLERNVISNGVFGIQLGDSDTQDTLIRGNYIGTNAAGITAAGNTSGVFIPASANVTGTFIGTNGDGTNDAIEGNLISGNGTGVFIGSGTSVVVAGNLIGTDASGALALGNTAYGVNVSNSGTTARIGTNADGTSDALERNIFAANTTASLLFDSADNSVVQGNTFGVNATQTSVIASTLAIHLSVGADNNRIGTNGDNTRDAAEGNLIVAGTTAVLLDNGGVGAAPSGNSISGNTIGKVGTLGGFSNAAMIIRNGANANIIGANGDGSLGEANEGNTISGNSDDAIRVQDSASLANRISGNSIFNNGTTAAHLGIDLVGVDGVNANDGGDPDPGPNTLQNFPIVISAGDAAVSGTLNSTLSTANFRVEVYANETCDTSGNGEGQYYLGGVTGVNTDGAGNAAWMVSGITNLPSSARFITALAISAAGNTSEFSPCRALPVVIDSTDASTIFLDAAHAIAEGATIGDRFILRLPTALTGAETVTVTITSNNAARLLFVVQTHPVFTTASSRSYVFTSANWSLPRAVNLHAPNNTGDPAGAETITFNVDITASSSPNYTVGAAYTDQPVFVYDPGVIVTPSGTPTLSIPVSGMEGTYYLNLSAPPGMVLNNVVPNYPESVTIDVGSYNTTLLNITPAARTFTRANWMTQQGYLVVRLRATTVTVNHLVYSDITGPATSRYGGPIPVTISTATINTPADVRLTHAVSTRRVAVGETFTYTLTLNNGGQGNVVGLKLTSDLPEGVAFVRATSAVGGECVYEADAHRVVCDYGGRSFDRGRMETVQIDVIATAPAGMTLTAQASSTAIPLDPDRTNNTNIAAPAVTVTGATGDIYAANPNGSGRVRLTNDPTDDLHPAYSPDGSQIAYVALRHGNPEVYVMNSDGSNQRRVTMHPAADLYPTWSPDGARIVFASTRGGGGLRLYVMNADGTNVVPLGGGADAQQPVFSPDGTKIAYVAGVNGVLDVFVMNADGTGITQLTSGYGAQRPTWSPDGARIAFSGGASPELYVMTANGGNVTRLTNDAYRDESPTWAADGTLVFASDRDGKAGLYRLTFKGNGTRITKIGGTGANDVMPAAGRTHIAFARVTGR
- a CDS encoding TetR/AcrR family transcriptional regulator gives rise to the protein MPRPKNPTIRETRQQQILLAARTIFATQGLAEARMDDVAQRCGLSKGTLYLYYKNKDDLIAGLLESTFNDLLIQLQALVDLEHSTKERLLIMTQQMIAYLQQDTSTLNIAYEFYAVASRQPAVRAFLKDYFAAYRRILATLLEQGITRCEYPVMDTDQTATLLIAVLEGLTLLWFTAPDSIHLDILLPQAIQHIFST
- a CDS encoding dienelactone hydrolase family protein, whose product is MTTPNYTETLRQAVTQVLGAPPDDAPLDAQMLDVQTADGIRREHLKYQVAPGDWGCAYLLRPEGGNAALPTVYLHHQHNYTYNLGKTEILNMGGVNLGEELVRQGYAVFAPDALGFGERRSPHSTGADYDREYNTNHLTVRLLRGETLLRKVIWDVSRGVDYLLTRADVDPRRIAFMGSGYGARMALWAMALDTRIRAGVAYGGIGSMKENVRRGVWFTPEFIVPRLMQVADIHHILSLVAPRPFLISVAADDPVTADAEDVYRRALPSYERGGAAHRLALYQYEGAFSLNRVMRFNAYAWLNSWLKGY
- a CDS encoding methyltransferase domain-containing protein, with translation MPMPAPTYDDTRQAWRSIWTATDFERELATLDYPRARELRSLYAPYLPHDTPILEAGCGMGQIVYHLQREGYAAIGLDYAPEALEFAHHTHPNLMLHVGDVHHLPYPSGSMGAYLSFGVVEHFEAGPAAALAEAFRVLRPGGVLVVTTPHPNLAESLKTLLDSLIPSRRRRPGRADYYETTYRHDQLAGFVRAAGFSLLRVTPYSHSYTFYGIAPIFRGKGYYETSRLAEIAARISKRLLPWGLAFECLVVAHKP